A section of the Gloeobacter violaceus PCC 7421 genome encodes:
- a CDS encoding TonB-dependent receptor domain-containing protein, which produces MPTCPIIRRSATGQLFRPVTGVQYEVGAKAELAGGRSLATAALYELTKQNALTTDPDNPLFSIQTGEVQSKGFEVDLSGRPLPGWDIYASYAYIDARYTRDNDIAVGTEVGGVPGTSLYRSVGGQTTSAGHCGWCMGRARCCDGAIVAVAPGAGWTR; this is translated from the coding sequence GTGCCTACATGCCCAATAATCCGCCGCAGCGCCACCGGTCAACTCTTTAGACCCGTCACCGGCGTCCAGTACGAAGTCGGGGCCAAGGCGGAACTGGCAGGCGGCCGCTCTCTGGCCACCGCCGCCCTCTACGAGCTCACCAAGCAGAATGCGCTGACCACCGACCCGGACAACCCGCTATTTTCCATCCAGACCGGTGAGGTGCAAAGCAAGGGCTTCGAGGTGGACCTCTCCGGCCGGCCGCTGCCGGGCTGGGACATCTACGCCTCCTATGCCTACATCGATGCGCGCTACACCCGCGACAACGACATCGCCGTGGGCACCGAAGTGGGCGGGGTGCCAGGAACATCGCTTTACAGGTCAGTGGGCGGCCAGACGACGTCCGCTGGCCATTGCGGCTGGTGCATGGGGCGGGCCCGTTGCTGTGATGGCGCCATTGTAGCTGTGGCTCCGGGCGCAGGGTGGACCCGTTGA
- a CDS encoding Uma2 family endonuclease, which yields MQSAAGERVRWTTADGEQNARRDRELKLKLYSVRGVLEYWIVDWQLKHIEIYRREQQALRLTATLLETDTISSPLLPGFACALGPLFA from the coding sequence GTGCAGTCTGCAGCGGGCGAACGGGTGCGGTGGACGACGGCGGACGGGGAGCAAAACGCCCGGCGCGACCGCGAACTCAAGCTAAAACTGTACTCGGTGCGCGGTGTCTTGGAGTATTGGATTGTCGATTGGCAGCTAAAGCACATCGAGATCTACCGGCGGGAGCAACAGGCGCTCAGATTGACGGCGACTTTGCTGGAAACAGACACCATAAGCAGCCCACTGCTGCCGGGGTTTGCCTGTGCGCTCGGGCCACTTTTTGCCTGA
- a CDS encoding type II toxin-antitoxin system ParD family antitoxin: MQSMNISLPEPLKQFVDGQIAQGRYSSASEYVRELIRADEKRKAEEQLEAKLLEGLNSPASELTAADWSSIRKEALARLEARKKQR; encoded by the coding sequence ATGCAAAGCATGAACATTTCTCTGCCTGAGCCTTTGAAGCAGTTCGTGGATGGCCAGATCGCCCAAGGTCGCTACAGCAGCGCCAGCGAATATGTGCGCGAGCTGATCCGCGCCGATGAAAAACGCAAAGCCGAAGAACAGCTTGAAGCAAAGCTGTTGGAAGGACTGAACAGCCCCGCAAGTGAATTGACGGCGGCGGACTGGAGCAGCATTCGCAAGGAAGCCTTGGCCAGGCTGGAAGCACGAAAGAAACAGCGCTGA
- a CDS encoding type II toxin-antitoxin system RelE/ParE family toxin gives MPQVTQHAAARNDLIEHFVYLAENAGLDIAERFLLNAEASFNALAEQPMLGVALTLRHFELAGLRKWRVKDFDNVLIFYQPHPDGVSIVRVLHAARDWRNLLEIEA, from the coding sequence ATGCCGCAAGTCACTCAGCATGCGGCTGCCAGGAACGACTTGATCGAGCACTTCGTTTACCTTGCTGAAAACGCGGGCCTAGATATTGCTGAGCGTTTTCTGTTGAATGCGGAAGCCAGCTTCAATGCCTTGGCTGAACAGCCCATGCTCGGTGTCGCCCTGACTTTGCGGCATTTCGAACTGGCTGGCCTGCGAAAATGGCGCGTCAAGGACTTCGACAACGTACTCATCTTCTATCAACCGCACCCTGATGGCGTGTCAATCGTGCGTGTGCTGCATGCGGCACGGGACTGGCGGAACTTGCTGGAAATAGAGGCTTAG
- a CDS encoding DUF4351 domain-containing protein, with translation MLSRALALRPRAAPLGVVERIGGLADGQIDALAEVLLDFGSAADLQHWLDSRVPS, from the coding sequence TTGCTGAGCAGAGCGTTGGCCCTTCGTCCTCGGGCTGCTCCTCTTGGGGTGGTCGAGCGTATTGGTGGGCTTGCGGATGGGCAGATCGATGCTTTGGCCGAGGTCTTACTCGATTTCGGCTCTGCTGCTGATCTGCAACACTGGCTCGACAGCCGGGTGCCGAGCTGA
- a CDS encoding DUF2887 domain-containing protein — MRTDHIFYKLFQAFPETLFELIGIEQTPLPGSYAFDAVEVKETALRIDGVFVPAVSGQPHYFAEVQFQKDTDIYWRLFTELLLYLRGSAPQGDWRAVLIFAGRNLDVDVPTALLDLAGGPRFERVYLDELAVAEDGPLGLSLVGLVVEDVRTFPGRARQLLERTREQLPPGEARRRALEFIETIIVYKLRYGPEEIRAMFTLDELEQTPYVQGIKAEAGHEARLSLVLRQLHRRVGALEPGVVERIGGLADGQIDALAEALLEFRCAADLQSWLDSRVPD, encoded by the coding sequence GTGCGCACCGACCACATCTTCTACAAACTCTTCCAGGCTTTCCCAGAAACGTTGTTCGAGCTAATCGGTATAGAGCAAACACCGCTACCCGGCAGCTACGCTTTCGATGCGGTCGAGGTCAAAGAAACCGCCCTGCGCATCGATGGGGTCTTTGTCCCGGCCGTGTCGGGGCAACCGCACTACTTCGCGGAGGTGCAGTTTCAAAAGGACACAGACATCTACTGGCGGCTATTCACCGAACTGCTGCTGTACCTGCGCGGGTCCGCTCCGCAGGGTGACTGGCGGGCGGTGCTGATCTTTGCTGGCCGCAACCTGGATGTGGACGTGCCGACGGCTCTGCTGGATTTGGCGGGTGGACCGCGCTTCGAGCGGGTGTATCTTGATGAGCTGGCCGTCGCCGAAGATGGTCCCCTGGGGCTGTCGCTCGTCGGGCTGGTGGTTGAGGACGTACGGACCTTCCCGGGGCGGGCGCGGCAGTTGCTGGAGCGCACGCGGGAGCAGTTGCCCCCAGGGGAGGCGAGGCGGCGGGCGCTGGAGTTTATTGAAACTATCATTGTGTACAAGCTGCGGTACGGTCCGGAGGAGATCCGAGCGATGTTCACCCTTGATGAGTTGGAGCAGACCCCTTACGTGCAGGGAATTAAGGCCGAGGCCGGACATGAGGCCCGGTTGTCCCTGGTGCTTCGTCAACTCCACAGGCGCGTCGGTGCCTTGGAGCCTGGGGTGGTCGAGCGTATCGGCGGGCTTGCGGACGGGCAGATCGATGCTTTGGCCGAGGCGCTGCTGGAGTTTCGTTGCGCCGCCGATCTACAAAGCTGGCTCGACAGCCGGGTGCCGGACTGA
- a CDS encoding TonB-dependent receptor domain-containing protein produces the protein MIASYAYTDAKITRDNSFAVGNRLPIAPLHGASFWSAYRIGEGPLEGWGVGAGLFAVGERFEDLDNSFILPGYTRVDAALYYRRGWLNAAINFKNLLGAQYIESAIGRTAIYPGAPFTVQGTLEVRF, from the coding sequence GTGATTGCCTCCTACGCCTACACCGACGCGAAGATCACCCGCGACAACTCTTTTGCTGTGGGCAACCGCCTGCCCATTGCCCCTTTGCACGGGGCAAGCTTCTGGAGCGCTTATCGCATCGGGGAAGGGCCGCTCGAAGGCTGGGGAGTGGGAGCGGGACTGTTCGCGGTCGGCGAGCGCTTTGAGGATCTGGACAACAGTTTTATCCTCCCCGGTTACACCCGCGTCGATGCGGCGCTCTACTACCGTCGCGGCTGGTTGAATGCGGCGATCAACTTCAAAAATTTACTGGGCGCCCAGTACATCGAGTCTGCTATAGGCCGAACCGCCATCTACCCCGGCGCACCTTTCACGGTACAGGGCACCCTCGAAGTACGCTTTTGA
- a CDS encoding TonB-dependent siderophore receptor — MSRPDRLPLQARLSLLTTCCLLGVSTAHAAPDGAARKSDLQGDGSKAAGLLADAPPVLPDGEELEEVTVSGERIYRRRNAGSATRTDTALRDTPASVQVVPQQVIEDQQVTRLDEALRNVSGVTFNGLDTGTDGRFSIRGFENVPLLQDGFRQYNLVGLPETANLERVEVLKGPASVLYGEAQPGGVINAVTKQPTATPLYSAELQAGSFGLVRPRLDLGGPVSADGTLRYRLNTVFESKASFRNYTQQYRKFFVAPVFAWQLDERTRLNLELQYQYSERPWDGGTVALGTGVVRVPRERTFNEPDDFIRRNFLNTGLTLSHRFSDNWSLKSAFRFTENRIYSDKLTIPIFFDEASGTLGRVFAFDDFRSRDYSLQNALTGKFSTGTIDHTLLLAVDLNRNDFTQVATGDLFNPTLINVFNPVYRAVPRPDKAQMGLLFDQQAQTDRLGVVVQDQLSFSPDWKLLASLRYDSVRQKVEDVPALFTPTGLGSFQYNDAFTPRLGTLYRPLPQLGIFVSYARSFNPSVNAFAFDGLPLPPERGEGYEAGLKADLGANLSATLAFYDLTRRNVPTPDPAFPGLGFVLATGEQRSRGVELDLAGQILPGWNVIGFYSYIDAQVSRDSIVPVGNRLPGVPEHSASLWSTYQLQSGAAQGLGFGLGFNYVGERAGDLDNTFYLNSHFLTNAAVFYGRGDWRLAVNFKNLFDVDYIDGTPIGRVSAGVPGEPFTVIGSVSARF; from the coding sequence ATGAGCCGCCCAGACCGCCTGCCCCTGCAGGCCCGCTTGAGCCTGCTTACTACCTGCTGTTTGCTTGGGGTGTCCACGGCGCACGCCGCCCCGGACGGCGCGGCCCGCAAGTCCGACTTGCAGGGGGATGGGAGCAAGGCGGCGGGGCTGCTGGCGGACGCCCCCCCGGTCCTGCCCGACGGGGAGGAACTCGAAGAGGTGACGGTGAGCGGTGAGCGCATCTACCGGCGCCGCAACGCCGGCAGCGCCACCCGCACCGACACGGCCCTGCGCGACACCCCGGCCTCCGTCCAGGTGGTACCGCAGCAGGTGATCGAAGATCAGCAGGTGACCCGCCTCGACGAGGCGCTGCGCAATGTCAGCGGCGTCACCTTCAACGGCCTCGACACCGGCACCGACGGCCGCTTCAGCATCCGCGGCTTCGAGAACGTGCCGCTGTTGCAGGACGGCTTTCGCCAGTACAACCTCGTCGGCCTGCCCGAGACCGCCAACCTCGAACGTGTGGAAGTGCTCAAAGGCCCGGCCTCGGTGCTCTACGGCGAGGCGCAACCCGGTGGTGTAATCAACGCCGTCACCAAGCAACCGACCGCCACCCCCCTTTACAGCGCCGAGCTGCAGGCCGGCAGTTTTGGCCTGGTACGGCCGCGCCTCGATTTGGGCGGACCGGTGAGTGCCGACGGTACTCTGCGCTACCGGCTCAACACCGTGTTCGAGTCGAAGGCGAGCTTTCGCAACTACACCCAGCAATATCGCAAGTTCTTCGTAGCACCGGTGTTCGCCTGGCAACTGGACGAGCGCACCCGCCTCAATCTAGAACTGCAATACCAGTACAGCGAACGACCCTGGGACGGCGGCACGGTCGCCTTGGGTACGGGGGTGGTGCGGGTGCCGCGCGAACGGACCTTCAACGAGCCGGACGATTTCATCCGGCGCAATTTCCTGAATACCGGCTTGACCCTCAGCCACCGCTTCAGCGACAACTGGTCGCTCAAAAGCGCCTTTCGTTTCACCGAAAACCGGATCTACTCCGACAAACTGACTATCCCGATTTTCTTTGACGAAGCGAGCGGCACCCTCGGTCGGGTCTTTGCCTTCGACGATTTCCGTTCGCGCGACTACAGTCTGCAAAACGCGCTGACGGGCAAGTTCTCCACCGGTACTATCGATCACACGCTGCTGCTGGCGGTGGACCTCAACCGCAACGATTTTACCCAGGTGGCCACGGGGGATCTATTCAACCCGACGCTCATCAACGTCTTCAATCCTGTCTACCGTGCCGTGCCCAGACCGGACAAGGCGCAGATGGGGCTGCTTTTTGACCAGCAGGCCCAGACCGACCGGCTCGGCGTGGTGGTGCAGGATCAGCTTTCGTTTTCCCCGGATTGGAAGCTGCTCGCCTCGCTGCGGTACGACTCCGTCCGTCAAAAAGTCGAGGACGTGCCGGCCCTTTTCACGCCCACTGGCCTCGGTTCCTTTCAGTACAACGATGCCTTCACGCCCCGGTTGGGGACGCTCTATCGGCCGCTGCCGCAATTGGGGATCTTTGTGAGTTACGCGCGCTCGTTCAACCCGAGCGTCAACGCTTTTGCCTTCGACGGTCTTCCTTTGCCGCCCGAACGCGGCGAAGGGTACGAAGCCGGGCTGAAGGCCGATCTGGGCGCCAACCTGTCGGCAACCCTGGCGTTTTACGATCTGACCCGGCGCAACGTCCCCACCCCCGATCCCGCCTTTCCCGGTCTCGGCTTTGTGCTCGCCACGGGCGAGCAACGCAGCCGGGGCGTCGAATTGGACCTGGCAGGCCAGATCCTGCCCGGCTGGAATGTGATCGGCTTCTACTCCTACATCGACGCGCAGGTCAGCCGCGACAGCATCGTGCCGGTGGGCAATCGCCTGCCGGGGGTCCCCGAGCACAGCGCGAGCCTCTGGAGTACCTATCAGCTACAGAGCGGCGCGGCCCAGGGACTCGGCTTCGGCCTCGGGTTCAACTACGTCGGCGAGCGCGCCGGCGATCTGGACAACACTTTTTATCTCAACAGCCACTTCCTGACCAACGCCGCCGTCTTCTACGGGCGCGGCGACTGGCGGCTCGCCGTCAACTTTAAAAACTTGTTCGACGTGGACTATATCGACGGCACCCCAATAGGCCGGGTAAGCGCGGGCGTCCCCGGCGAGCCGTTTACAGTGATTGGCTCGGTCTCGGCCCGGTTTTGA
- a CDS encoding PepSY-associated TM helix domain-containing protein, whose protein sequence is MRSVLLAVHRFSGLAVGLVLLVIGLTGSAIVFIQPLDRALHPHLYGSTTAKSVSVERVVAAARAEYAQTPPLAVGFFDHSPPLVFFVPSGGKSVHAFVDPATYRVRGVRIWEQSPLGFLYQLHTQLLAGEVGKAIVGAIGLLMVAMVLTGLVLWPGWNKWRAGFSLRLGSDGRLAAYDLHKILGITTAALLGLSAATGAALAFRPAVESVAHTVEGTPAPKPPQSAPNGRPAIGADAAVEKALPALAGAGLYGVFFPAGPQGTYEVMGRFEGEAPARELIHAYVDQYSGRVLRVEDDRRAGGADALLHWLAPLHYGTFGGPATQVLYVLVGVAPGALFLSGFWWWLGKLRRTRAVAKT, encoded by the coding sequence ATGCGGTCGGTGCTGCTGGCTGTGCACCGTTTTAGCGGTCTGGCGGTAGGGCTGGTGCTGCTGGTTATCGGGTTGACAGGTAGTGCCATCGTCTTTATCCAGCCGCTCGACCGCGCCCTGCACCCGCATCTGTACGGCTCGACTACCGCGAAGTCCGTCTCGGTCGAGCGGGTGGTGGCTGCTGCCCGAGCCGAATACGCGCAGACACCGCCGCTTGCGGTCGGTTTTTTCGACCACAGCCCGCCCTTGGTTTTCTTTGTGCCTTCCGGCGGAAAGTCGGTTCACGCCTTTGTCGACCCAGCCACCTACCGGGTGCGGGGGGTGCGCATTTGGGAGCAGAGCCCGCTGGGTTTTTTATACCAACTGCACACCCAGCTGCTGGCCGGAGAAGTCGGCAAGGCGATCGTCGGCGCCATCGGTCTTTTGATGGTGGCTATGGTGCTCACCGGGCTGGTGCTCTGGCCGGGTTGGAACAAGTGGCGGGCTGGGTTCAGCCTGAGGCTGGGGTCTGACGGTCGGCTGGCCGCCTACGATCTGCACAAGATTTTGGGGATCACCACCGCGGCGCTGCTCGGTTTGAGCGCCGCCACCGGGGCCGCCCTCGCTTTTCGGCCGGCGGTCGAGTCGGTGGCGCACACCGTCGAGGGCACCCCCGCGCCGAAACCTCCGCAGTCGGCACCCAACGGCAGACCGGCAATCGGGGCGGACGCGGCGGTCGAAAAGGCGCTTCCTGCCCTGGCCGGTGCCGGGCTTTACGGGGTATTCTTCCCGGCGGGACCGCAGGGGACTTACGAGGTGATGGGCCGCTTCGAAGGAGAAGCGCCGGCCCGCGAGCTGATCCACGCTTACGTCGATCAATACAGCGGCCGTGTGCTGCGGGTCGAGGACGACCGCCGGGCCGGGGGGGCCGACGCTTTGCTGCACTGGCTGGCACCGCTGCACTACGGCACCTTCGGCGGCCCCGCCACCCAGGTGCTGTACGTGCTTGTGGGGGTTGCCCCTGGGGCACTGTTTCTGAGCGGCTTCTGGTGGTGGCTGGGCAAGTTGCGCCGCACGCGGGCCGTCGCCAAAACCTGA
- a CDS encoding alkaline phosphatase D family protein, with translation MYGRRSVLQGLAYGFLVAGGAARPTRAAVSLAAGPMPGCLRPDGATLWLQGNAPAKLRVEYWDVLAPQKRMLSGEYALTAVEDYIAYLRIGGLGPSRRYAYRVLLDGVVQVIPEPLLFRTSGAGGIYAPFKMLAGSCAYTKDAPIFESMARQRPDGMLWLGDNVYFQRSALLITGEWASAEAMHNRYRLDRQAAALQPLLRCTHHYAVWDDHDYGPNDADGGYTLKRESLDLFKRFWDNPGYGLPDTPGVFTRFEHNGVDFFLLDDRYHRTGDQMLGEKQTAWLKDGLLRSRGVFKVVAGGNQMFNDDNRFEGWNRFVREREDFVRWLSANRIRGVLFLSGDRHFTELLRYERPGTYPLYELTCSPLTSKAYKEAQKASATVPGTFVTENNFASLEFGGGATDARLLLRCWNIQGKQLWEQKILAANLQ, from the coding sequence GTGTACGGGCGGCGTTCGGTGTTGCAGGGATTGGCTTACGGTTTCCTGGTCGCGGGCGGTGCGGCCAGGCCGACACGGGCTGCGGTGAGTCTTGCGGCCGGTCCGATGCCCGGTTGCCTGCGCCCCGACGGTGCCACACTCTGGTTGCAGGGCAATGCCCCGGCGAAGCTGCGCGTCGAGTACTGGGATGTGCTCGCCCCGCAGAAGCGGATGCTGAGCGGCGAGTACGCGCTGACGGCCGTCGAAGATTACATCGCCTACCTACGCATCGGTGGGCTGGGACCCAGTCGCCGCTATGCCTACCGCGTGCTGCTCGACGGCGTTGTCCAGGTAATTCCCGAACCGCTGCTGTTTCGCACTTCAGGAGCGGGCGGCATCTATGCCCCGTTCAAGATGCTCGCCGGTTCGTGCGCCTACACCAAGGACGCGCCCATCTTCGAGAGCATGGCCCGCCAACGCCCGGACGGGATGCTCTGGCTGGGGGACAACGTCTACTTCCAGCGCTCGGCGCTGTTGATTACCGGCGAATGGGCTTCCGCCGAGGCGATGCACAACCGCTACCGGCTCGACAGGCAGGCTGCCGCCCTGCAGCCGCTGTTGCGCTGCACGCATCACTACGCCGTCTGGGACGACCACGACTACGGCCCCAACGACGCCGACGGCGGCTACACCCTCAAGCGCGAGAGCCTGGACTTGTTCAAGCGCTTCTGGGACAACCCCGGCTACGGCCTGCCCGACACCCCCGGCGTCTTCACCCGCTTCGAACACAACGGCGTCGATTTTTTCTTATTGGACGATCGCTACCACCGCACGGGCGATCAGATGCTGGGTGAGAAGCAGACGGCCTGGCTCAAAGACGGGCTGTTGCGTTCGCGGGGAGTCTTCAAGGTGGTGGCGGGCGGCAACCAGATGTTCAACGACGACAACCGCTTCGAAGGCTGGAACCGGTTCGTCCGCGAGCGCGAGGACTTCGTGCGCTGGCTTTCGGCCAACCGCATCCGGGGGGTGCTGTTTTTGAGTGGCGACCGCCACTTTACGGAACTCTTACGCTATGAGCGGCCGGGCACCTACCCGCTGTACGAACTGACCTGCTCACCGCTTACTTCCAAAGCCTACAAAGAAGCCCAAAAAGCGAGCGCCACCGTCCCCGGCACTTTCGTCACCGAGAACAACTTCGCCAGCCTGGAGTTTGGCGGCGGCGCAACGGATGCCCGATTGCTCCTCCGCTGCTGGAATATCCAGGGCAAGCAGCTCTGGGAGCAGAAGATCCTAGCTGCCAATTTGCAATGA
- a CDS encoding DUF2808 domain-containing protein, whose protein sequence is MLKAFAVGLVGVMLVLPGAVVAGVANGETFFERFPALARAATDNNSSTYNFARYSFDVVVPTDSGEGLGSLLIGIPNGIRPPTPDMVQAFNGNGDPVAVQSNVQGNAVQVTFAQPVGPGNRVSVQFYPMRNPRRGGTFLFDVNAAPAGPSPRAQFLSYGRITFYTPGGRGH, encoded by the coding sequence ATGTTGAAAGCGTTTGCGGTCGGGCTGGTGGGTGTGATGCTGGTACTTCCGGGTGCGGTCGTGGCGGGAGTGGCCAACGGCGAAACGTTTTTTGAGCGCTTCCCGGCCCTGGCGCGGGCGGCCACCGACAACAACAGTTCGACCTACAACTTCGCGCGCTACAGCTTCGATGTGGTGGTGCCCACCGACAGCGGCGAGGGATTGGGAAGCCTGTTGATCGGCATCCCCAACGGCATCCGTCCACCCACGCCGGACATGGTGCAGGCGTTCAACGGCAACGGCGATCCGGTGGCAGTGCAGTCCAATGTTCAAGGCAACGCTGTGCAGGTAACCTTCGCCCAACCGGTGGGACCGGGTAACCGCGTGTCGGTGCAGTTCTATCCGATGCGCAATCCCCGCCGGGGCGGTACGTTTTTGTTCGATGTGAACGCTGCCCCGGCGGGTCCATCACCCCGCGCCCAATTTCTCAGCTACGGACGGATTACTTTTTATACCCCGGGCGGCCGGGGCCACTAA
- a CDS encoding Rieske (2Fe-2S) protein encodes MQNKVRAGSAARVTPETPMVFEWQDRQIAVFNIEGRFCALDNLCPHKEAPLVDGKPVFEAGQMWVSCPWHRFLFDPATGRCDRSGFDTRAYPVTIEAGELYVWVC; translated from the coding sequence ATGCAGAACAAAGTCCGGGCGGGGTCGGCGGCGCGGGTGACCCCCGAAACCCCGATGGTCTTCGAGTGGCAGGACCGGCAGATTGCCGTGTTCAACATCGAAGGGCGCTTCTGCGCCCTCGACAATCTCTGCCCCCACAAGGAAGCGCCGCTGGTGGACGGCAAACCGGTCTTCGAAGCCGGCCAGATGTGGGTGAGTTGTCCCTGGCATCGCTTTTTGTTCGACCCGGCCACCGGCCGCTGCGATCGCAGCGGGTTCGACACGCGGGCCTACCCGGTTACTATCGAAGCAGGTGAGTTGTACGTCTGGGTATGTTGA
- the aqpZ gene encoding aquaporin Z: MSLVKRSVAEFIGTFWLVLGGCGAAVLAAAFPNLGIGFAGVSLAFGLTLLTMAFAIGHISGCHINPAVSIGLWAAKRFPATELLPYIAAQVLGGIAGAGVLYLIAGGKAGFSLSGGFASNGYGLHSPGGYTLLACLVCEVVMTFMFLMIILGSTDRRAPKGFAPIAIGLSLTLIHLISIPVTNTSVNPARSTGPALFVGDWAIAELWLFWLAPIVGAALAGLFYHAFLDEPGEETEGTPASAQLRTEA, translated from the coding sequence ATGTCACTTGTCAAGCGTTCCGTAGCCGAGTTCATCGGAACTTTTTGGCTGGTCCTGGGAGGTTGCGGTGCCGCCGTGCTCGCGGCGGCCTTTCCGAATCTGGGTATCGGGTTTGCCGGGGTGTCGCTGGCGTTTGGTCTGACGCTTTTGACGATGGCCTTTGCCATTGGCCACATCTCGGGTTGTCACATCAATCCGGCGGTATCGATCGGACTTTGGGCGGCCAAGCGCTTCCCGGCCACCGAGCTGTTGCCCTACATCGCCGCCCAGGTATTGGGCGGGATTGCCGGAGCCGGGGTGCTCTATTTGATCGCCGGCGGCAAAGCCGGGTTCAGCCTGAGCGGCGGCTTCGCCTCCAACGGCTACGGCCTCCATTCGCCGGGCGGCTACACGTTGCTTGCCTGCCTGGTCTGCGAGGTGGTGATGACCTTCATGTTCTTGATGATCATCCTCGGTTCCACCGACCGTCGCGCCCCCAAGGGATTTGCTCCTATCGCCATCGGTTTGAGCCTGACGCTGATTCACCTGATCAGCATCCCAGTCACCAACACCTCCGTCAACCCGGCCCGCAGTACCGGCCCGGCGTTGTTCGTGGGCGATTGGGCGATTGCCGAGTTGTGGCTATTTTGGCTCGCTCCGATTGTCGGAGCGGCCCTGGCGGGTCTTTTCTACCACGCTTTTCTCGACGAACCCGGCGAGGAAACAGAGGGCACTCCCGCCTCTGCCCAACTGCGCACCGAAGCCTAA
- a CDS encoding linear amide C-N hydrolase, which yields MKNIKFNRGLLGTLAALVIGPIAVQAAHACTRAVYIGPQDTIITVRSMDWFADIGTNLWAFPRGLQRDGAAGAKTIRWTSKYGSVVAAGFDAGTADGMNEKGLVANLLYLTESEYVKATNADKRLPLSISAWAQYVLDNYATVAEAVEDLRKEPFYVVPTMTPDGKPGQLHLSISDSTGDSAIFQYIGGKLNIHHGRQFQVMTNSPIYDQQLALNEYWKEIGGTTMLPGTNRAADRFVRASFYIKAIPQTANNTEAVASAFSVIRNVSVPLGFSTPGQPNISSTIWRTVADQKNKRYFFESARSPNVFWVNLTDLDFAAGKPTKKLTLTNGTTFAGNTAGQFQPAEPFKFLPAEVK from the coding sequence ATGAAGAATATAAAATTCAACAGAGGACTGTTGGGTACGCTGGCCGCTCTGGTGATTGGGCCGATAGCGGTGCAAGCGGCCCACGCCTGCACCCGGGCTGTTTACATCGGTCCGCAAGATACGATCATTACCGTGCGCAGCATGGACTGGTTCGCCGATATTGGTACAAACCTTTGGGCTTTTCCGCGCGGCCTGCAGCGCGATGGCGCCGCCGGAGCAAAAACTATTCGCTGGACTTCAAAATACGGCAGTGTGGTTGCTGCGGGCTTCGATGCCGGCACGGCCGACGGCATGAACGAAAAAGGATTAGTCGCAAACCTGCTCTATCTGACCGAATCGGAATACGTCAAAGCGACCAACGCCGACAAGCGATTACCCCTATCCATTTCAGCCTGGGCGCAGTACGTTCTGGATAATTATGCAACGGTCGCCGAGGCGGTTGAGGATTTGCGCAAGGAACCTTTTTATGTAGTTCCGACCATGACACCGGACGGCAAGCCGGGGCAGTTGCACCTATCGATTTCCGATTCGACGGGCGATTCGGCCATCTTTCAATATATTGGGGGCAAGCTCAATATTCACCACGGTCGCCAGTTTCAGGTAATGACCAACTCGCCGATCTACGATCAACAGCTCGCCCTCAACGAATATTGGAAAGAAATCGGCGGAACCACAATGTTGCCCGGTACCAACCGGGCCGCAGATCGCTTTGTGCGGGCTTCATTTTATATCAAGGCCATCCCACAAACCGCCAACAACACCGAAGCAGTCGCCTCTGCCTTTTCAGTGATTCGCAATGTGTCTGTACCCCTAGGTTTTTCGACTCCCGGGCAGCCAAACATCTCTTCGACAATCTGGCGTACTGTGGCAGATCAAAAGAATAAGCGCTATTTTTTTGAATCGGCTCGCAGTCCGAATGTGTTCTGGGTAAACCTGACCGACCTGGATTTTGCGGCAGGCAAACCGACCAAGAAGCTCACCCTAACCAACGGCACCACTTTTGCCGGCAATACCGCTGGGCAATTTCAACCCGCCGAGCCCTTCAAGTTTCTTCCGGCCGAAGTAAAGTAA